Proteins encoded by one window of Orbaceae bacterium BiB:
- a CDS encoding phosphatase PAP2 family protein, with amino-acid sequence MKLKTLSKIITSLIVVSVSYQSYAADVANRTINATKLLRNFSTLNNSVTGQEILRQNLATTLAVNNNSSEAQRQQAIYDNTLAGLVGSMSNGLLVADAMGPTMSKIYAEQNSIERNYTAKTFSPNFQNLFLQVNSFIQIESGFAKNYLANGTSDGKTIYLDNFLPSGGIQNVYDAAYHPLDEYKNPSGNSRPIQVVAGKDPQTDGKVESFTGNDFFGDQTDSSKDILPTVSSNASFPSGHSAFGFTSTLLFAQLLPEKFQDFALRGSEYGNSRVTLGVHYALDVIGARIMTTYTVAQILNNNPDYLNQNISMLGNTIQTSGDFKTLLNNAQKDLRNMLEAGCNASIADCMAKDEPLSKEQLDKNRADYRYRLTYGLDPIGDTTLAAVVPEGAEVLIESRFPYLTVAQRREVIATTEIESGHALDDGSGWARINLFDAAGGYGSINGTVSINMNADDGGFSAYDVWNNDIAGSGSFEKNGTGTLELSGNNTFNGSTTVNEGTLVVSGSLENSNITVADQGTISGNGKIGNLILNDQATYAVDLNPNSVNQGLNSSGTISLNDNTVKVNLANFSNIGAVLGQSYQILSATNGITGQIANIANQYQFIDSSLSQSTNDIRVAFNRNAKKFADIAGNINQSSISNTIENLNTSNPLYNTVIGSSTTQSSDIRQLYTELSGQVYADVFSSLLNES; translated from the coding sequence ATGAAATTAAAAACTTTATCTAAAATCATCACCAGCTTAATTGTCGTCAGTGTCAGTTACCAAAGCTATGCAGCAGACGTTGCTAATCGAACGATTAATGCGACTAAATTATTAAGGAATTTTAGTACATTAAATAACTCAGTAACGGGGCAAGAAATTTTAAGGCAAAATTTAGCGACCACATTAGCCGTCAACAATAATTCCAGTGAGGCACAAAGACAACAAGCGATTTATGATAATACCCTTGCCGGGCTAGTGGGATCGATGAGTAACGGATTATTAGTTGCTGATGCAATGGGACCCACGATGAGTAAAATCTATGCAGAACAAAATAGTATTGAACGCAATTATACTGCAAAAACATTCTCACCAAACTTTCAAAATTTATTTCTTCAAGTTAACTCTTTTATTCAAATTGAATCTGGGTTTGCCAAAAACTATTTAGCCAATGGTACCTCTGATGGCAAAACGATTTATCTGGATAATTTTCTACCCAGTGGCGGAATACAAAATGTTTATGATGCCGCATATCATCCATTAGATGAATACAAAAACCCATCAGGGAACTCGCGACCAATTCAAGTTGTTGCAGGAAAAGATCCTCAAACCGATGGTAAGGTAGAAAGCTTTACAGGTAACGATTTTTTTGGTGATCAAACTGACTCTTCAAAGGATATTTTACCTACTGTATCAAGTAATGCTTCTTTTCCAAGTGGGCACTCTGCTTTTGGCTTTACCTCTACGTTATTATTTGCCCAATTATTACCCGAAAAATTTCAAGATTTTGCATTACGGGGCTCTGAATATGGTAATAGTCGGGTCACATTAGGTGTTCATTATGCTTTGGATGTGATTGGTGCTCGGATCATGACGACTTATACCGTTGCGCAAATTTTAAATAATAATCCTGACTATCTGAATCAAAATATTTCGATGTTAGGCAATACAATACAGACCTCCGGTGATTTTAAAACGTTACTGAACAATGCTCAAAAAGATCTGCGTAATATGCTAGAAGCCGGTTGTAATGCATCGATCGCTGATTGTATGGCAAAAGATGAACCCCTATCTAAAGAGCAACTTGATAAAAATAGGGCAGATTATCGTTATCGATTGACTTATGGCCTAGATCCTATTGGGGATACAACCTTAGCTGCTGTAGTTCCAGAGGGGGCCGAAGTGCTTATCGAAAGTCGTTTTCCATATTTAACAGTAGCACAACGACGTGAAGTGATCGCAACAACGGAGATAGAATCAGGTCATGCATTAGATGATGGTTCTGGTTGGGCCAGAATCAACCTATTTGATGCGGCGGGTGGATATGGTTCAATTAATGGCACCGTGAGTATTAATATGAATGCTGATGACGGTGGATTTAGTGCTTATGATGTTTGGAATAATGATATTGCTGGTAGTGGTAGTTTTGAAAAAAATGGCACCGGGACATTAGAGTTATCGGGAAATAATACATTTAATGGTTCAACAACGGTTAATGAGGGGACACTTGTTGTCTCAGGTAGTTTAGAAAATTCCAATATTACCGTTGCAGATCAGGGCACTATTTCTGGTAATGGTAAAATTGGTAATTTAATATTAAATGATCAGGCAACTTATGCGGTGGATCTTAATCCTAATTCGGTAAATCAGGGATTAAACTCAAGCGGAACAATCTCATTAAATGACAATACCGTTAAGGTAAATTTAGCTAATTTTAGTAATATTGGGGCCGTATTAGGTCAATCATATCAAATACTTTCTGCAACGAACGGTATTACTGGGCAAATTGCCAATATTGCAAATCAGTATCAATTTATTGATTCAAGTTTATCGCAAAGTACCAATGATATTCGTGTTGCATTTAATCGTAATGCTAAAAAGTTTGCTGATATTGCAGGTAATATAAACCAATCTTCAATTTCGAATACGATTGAAAATCTCAATACTAGCAATCCACTTTACAATACCGTTATTGGTAGTTCGACGACTCAATCATCTGATATTAGACAGCTCTATACTGAATTATCAGGACAGGTTTATGCTGATGTTTTTTCATCTTTACTTAATGAAAGCTGA
- a CDS encoding YafY family protein has translation MQINRLFGIVHLLLNKRQVTANELAQHFEVSKRTILRDIDVLSTVGIPLYTTKGKGGGIAILARYTLNKTAISEQEQSDLLSSLQCFSSLLDNKNHQSEPLLTKLGALFGKSQTHWLEVDFANWVDYDQRQRKVEILKRAIIDQQWIEFHYSNLRGESGQRKVCPIRLCFKSQDWYLHGFCQAKADYRFFKLSRINQLVQLTEHFNAAVLPAIPPTDKTVDDPAQQIELTIQFSAVIAYRVYDEFPLNVIKVNHDQSLTVTITITHSDWLLQYLLSFGCYAKVLSPQIVCEQLKQKATEITLLYA, from the coding sequence ATGCAAATCAATCGATTGTTTGGCATTGTCCATCTGTTATTAAACAAACGACAGGTTACGGCAAATGAACTTGCTCAACATTTTGAAGTCTCTAAACGGACTATTTTGCGAGATATCGACGTATTATCTACCGTTGGTATTCCGCTTTATACTACCAAAGGTAAAGGGGGCGGGATCGCCATTTTAGCTCGTTATACTCTCAATAAAACCGCGATTTCTGAGCAAGAGCAGAGTGATTTATTAAGTTCATTGCAGTGTTTTAGTTCATTACTGGATAATAAAAATCACCAGTCTGAACCGTTATTAACTAAATTAGGAGCGCTGTTTGGTAAATCTCAAACACACTGGCTCGAGGTAGATTTTGCGAACTGGGTTGATTATGATCAACGACAACGTAAGGTTGAGATATTAAAACGGGCGATTATTGATCAACAGTGGATTGAATTTCACTACTCTAATCTACGTGGAGAGAGTGGCCAACGAAAAGTTTGTCCCATAAGGCTATGTTTTAAATCCCAAGATTGGTATCTACATGGTTTTTGTCAAGCAAAAGCGGATTATCGTTTTTTTAAGCTAAGTCGCATAAATCAATTAGTACAGTTAACCGAGCACTTTAATGCAGCTGTATTACCTGCTATTCCGCCTACCGATAAAACCGTTGATGATCCTGCTCAGCAAATTGAATTAACGATACAATTTTCTGCTGTTATTGCTTATCGAGTGTATGATGAATTTCCACTAAACGTCATTAAGGTTAATCATGACCAAAGTTTAACGGTGACTATTACTATTACTCACAGTGATTGGTTGTTGCAATATTTATTATCGTTCGGTTGTTATGCTAAAGTATTATCCCCACAAATTGTTTGTGAGCAATTAAAACAGAAAGCAACCGAGATTACGCTTTTATACGCTTAA
- a CDS encoding IS3 family transposase (programmed frameshift), with product MVKKFSTEFKQQSVDYALSNAHLSLADIANHLGIGQSTLDRWVRQINPGKTSKRELTAEQQKIIALEKENKELKMANEILKKGACVLHQPSKSVKYKYMKLYLSSYPVRLTCCLLNVSVPGYYAWLKRTPKSQPLIDNVKALYWRHKARLGAPSLVHDIRDEGYDVSERTVSRVLQKLGLRSKVARKFNYLAAPSLSHDVAPNTLDRQFNPDKPNRVWVTDITYIKTGEGWLYLCVIIDLFGRKVIGRQTSSRIDRHLVCNTLKNALFRRQFPKGVLLHSDRGSQYCSADFKRLLLQYGLSQSMSRAGNCWDNAVAESFFHTLKTHIIHGCDYKTREDANKALFEYIEIYYNRVRRHSTNGWISPQQYENQYYLNNTFIEASTV from the exons ATGGTCAAAAAATTCAGTACTGAGTTCAAACAACAATCAGTTGATTATGCCTTATCGAATGCTCATCTTTCGCTAGCCGATATTGCAAATCACCTTGGCATTGGTCAATCAACCCTTGATAGATGGGTAAGGCAAATCAATCCAGGTAAAACCAGTAAACGCGAGTTAACGGCTGAGCAGCAAAAAATTATCGCTCTAGAAAAAGAAAATAAAGAACTGAAAATGGCGAATGAAATCCTAAAAAAGG GCGCATGTGTACTTCATCAACCATCCAAGTCGGTGAAGTACAAGTATATGAAACTGTATTTATCGTCGTATCCGGTACGTTTAACCTGTTGCCTATTAAACGTCAGCGTGCCCGGTTATTACGCTTGGTTAAAACGCACACCGAAATCACAGCCGCTGATTGATAACGTCAAGGCACTCTATTGGCGGCATAAAGCGCGTTTGGGTGCACCAAGCTTAGTACACGATATCCGAGATGAGGGCTATGATGTCTCAGAAAGAACAGTAAGTCGAGTATTACAAAAATTAGGCTTACGAAGTAAAGTCGCCCGTAAATTTAACTATCTAGCAGCGCCAAGCCTATCTCATGATGTAGCGCCAAATACATTAGATAGACAGTTTAATCCTGATAAACCGAATCGTGTTTGGGTGACCGATATCACGTATATCAAAACCGGTGAAGGCTGGCTATACCTTTGTGTGATTATTGATTTATTCGGGCGAAAAGTGATTGGACGACAAACGAGCTCGCGGATTGATAGGCACTTAGTCTGTAACACACTCAAAAATGCCTTATTCCGTCGTCAGTTTCCAAAGGGTGTATTACTTCACAGCGACCGAGGAAGCCAATATTGCAGTGCTGATTTTAAGCGATTATTGTTACAGTATGGACTTAGTCAAAGTATGAGTCGAGCAGGCAATTGTTGGGATAATGCGGTAGCTGAAAGTTTTTTTCATACATTAAAAACGCACATTATTCATGGTTGTGATTACAAAACTCGGGAGGATGCGAATAAAGCCCTATTTGAATATATTGAAATCTATTATAATCGTGTTCGTCGTCATTCAACTAATGGTTGGATATCGCCTCAGCAATATGAAAATCAGTATTATCTAAATAACACATTTATAGAGGCGAGCACTGTCTAA
- a CDS encoding DASS family sodium-coupled anion symporter: MSENNKSNAPPEKIKPAKKKTFLNKYGFFIALALFLIIFFMPSPEGLPREAQQAIAIFMFALTMWVSTPIPIYLTSLIAVILLCLTNTWSEDKVFGTLGYSVIWLMVSAFVLTSAMIKSNLARRFALFMVTNFGKTPKMTLFILVFINFILAFVIPSTTARATLMVPICIILLEVYRAVPGESNLGRVMMLQGVQADAVATSGIMTATASNIIAVGFINDLTGRSIGYMDWLLAAMPTAIITMILTFFIGLKIFSFKSGDDFSEGMGRLKDELKNMGKWTPIEKKTLTIFLATVLLWATSDYHKDWFGFEISVYITALIAATWSLLPRFGVLTWKEANIKWDLMLFAAGAYAAGNALEKTGGAKWLINKLVVSLGLEHMNHTLVYIIVIFISMYSHLIFTSKTVRVTILIPSFIALAKSLGMDPVGLALASAMTLTYTITLPPHSKVNAIYFSTGYFSIADQIKYAMVTCFIGATVISIALFTWFRVLGLFTG, encoded by the coding sequence ATGAGTGAAAATAATAAAAGTAATGCACCACCCGAAAAAATAAAGCCAGCCAAGAAAAAAACATTTTTAAATAAATATGGCTTTTTTATCGCGTTAGCCCTGTTTCTAATTATCTTCTTTATGCCATCACCAGAAGGTTTACCAAGAGAAGCACAACAGGCTATCGCGATCTTTATGTTTGCGTTAACCATGTGGGTATCAACACCTATTCCAATTTATTTAACCTCCCTCATTGCGGTCATTCTATTGTGTTTGACAAATACATGGAGCGAAGACAAAGTCTTTGGAACCTTAGGTTATAGCGTAATTTGGTTAATGGTGTCAGCATTTGTATTAACCTCAGCAATGATTAAATCAAACCTTGCTAGACGCTTTGCTTTATTTATGGTGACTAATTTTGGTAAAACACCAAAAATGACACTATTTATCTTGGTATTTATTAACTTTATTTTAGCATTTGTCATTCCATCGACGACTGCTCGTGCTACCTTGATGGTTCCGATTTGTATCATTTTGCTTGAAGTTTATCGTGCTGTACCAGGTGAAAGTAACTTAGGTCGAGTGATGATGTTACAAGGTGTTCAAGCCGATGCTGTCGCTACATCTGGGATCATGACTGCAACCGCAAGTAATATTATTGCTGTCGGTTTTATTAATGATTTAACAGGTCGTTCTATTGGTTATATGGATTGGTTACTCGCTGCAATGCCAACCGCCATTATTACCATGATTTTAACCTTCTTTATCGGTTTAAAAATATTCTCTTTTAAATCTGGCGATGACTTCAGTGAAGGCATGGGTCGTTTAAAAGATGAATTAAAAAATATGGGTAAATGGACACCTATTGAGAAAAAAACATTAACCATCTTTTTAGCAACAGTACTTTTATGGGCGACCTCGGATTATCATAAAGATTGGTTTGGTTTTGAAATCAGTGTCTATATTACAGCTTTAATTGCCGCAACATGGTCATTACTACCACGATTTGGCGTACTAACCTGGAAAGAAGCAAATATTAAATGGGATCTTATGCTATTTGCTGCTGGTGCTTATGCTGCGGGTAATGCGTTAGAAAAAACGGGTGGGGCTAAATGGCTAATAAATAAATTAGTGGTGTCATTAGGTTTAGAGCATATGAATCATACTTTGGTTTATATCATCGTTATTTTCATCAGTATGTATAGTCATTTAATTTTTACCAGTAAAACGGTTCGTGTTACCATTTTAATTCCATCCTTTATTGCGTTAGCTAAAAGTTTAGGTATGGATCCGGTTGGTTTAGCGCTCGCTTCAGCGATGACATTAACCTATACAATCACTTTACCACCGCACTCTAAAGTGAATGCGATTTACTTCTCAACAGGCTACTTCTCAATTGCAGATCAGATTAAATATGCAATGGTAACCTGCTTTATTGGTGCAACCGTGATTAGTATCGCACTATTCACCTGGTTTAGAGTATTAGGCTTATTCACCGGATAA
- a CDS encoding LysR family transcriptional regulator, producing the protein MNLARLNTFLVLADCLSFSEAAEVLYCSQPAVSLHIKTLEDELGCKLFDRIGKKIYLNGKGKSFKHYAEQILHSWQLAKDDLAASSDSNKGFLTFGASNFVGIYLLPILLGCFNRSYPQVKINMNIRSSKTLISKLENNEVDFLILSDRIGFDNNLYYSKIFYQDEQTLIVPHNHPLLAEKNPNLDSLAPYSMLWKPEHSATRTFLEQSLINQGMQVNNTIEISSLEAIKHSVIQGLGIAFVSKFSVQHEIEHGLLHEINLPEFKMARGIKYVVRKDKILPSSAKNFIQLLDLLSEMKDIAQSMNIWRRNNQNT; encoded by the coding sequence ATGAATTTAGCAAGACTAAATACGTTTCTTGTACTCGCTGATTGCTTAAGCTTTTCAGAGGCTGCGGAAGTATTATATTGTTCCCAACCGGCGGTCAGTCTACATATTAAAACCTTAGAAGATGAACTTGGTTGTAAATTGTTTGATCGAATTGGCAAAAAGATTTACCTCAATGGAAAGGGTAAATCGTTTAAGCATTATGCTGAACAGATTTTACATTCATGGCAATTAGCTAAAGATGATTTAGCGGCAAGCAGTGATAGTAATAAAGGATTTCTCACTTTTGGTGCGAGTAATTTTGTCGGTATTTATTTATTACCAATATTATTAGGTTGTTTTAATCGCTCTTATCCGCAAGTTAAAATTAACATGAATATCCGTTCGTCTAAAACATTGATTAGTAAATTGGAAAATAATGAAGTTGATTTTTTAATCTTATCGGATCGTATTGGATTTGATAATAACTTGTATTATTCAAAAATCTTTTATCAAGATGAACAGACATTAATCGTTCCTCATAACCATCCTTTATTAGCAGAGAAAAATCCTAATCTTGACTCTTTAGCTCCTTATTCTATGCTCTGGAAACCAGAACATTCAGCAACACGTACTTTTCTAGAGCAGTCGTTGATTAATCAAGGTATGCAGGTCAATAATACCATTGAAATAAGCAGCTTAGAGGCGATAAAACATAGTGTTATTCAAGGACTAGGTATCGCCTTTGTCTCTAAATTTTCGGTGCAGCACGAAATTGAACATGGCTTACTACATGAAATTAATCTTCCTGAGTTTAAAATGGCTCGAGGGATTAAATATGTGGTGCGTAAAGACAAGATTTTGCCAAGCTCAGCGAAAAATTTCATCCAATTATTGGATCTTCTCTCGGAAATGAAAGATATCGCTCAGTCAATGAATATTTGGCGGAGAAATAATCAAAATACTTGA
- a CDS encoding alpha/beta hydrolase, with amino-acid sequence MPIVKLLKKVLIRLLMVFLIIILTLFTLRIYDSQQGKSLSLWHTAELHELTAQQIDNATWEDYLSAEEDLFNEVTQKITAQLSPSEDNIFNRYSANSRVNPHSFKTNWNRSFILQPEGQIQGAVVLLHGLTDSPYSLRHIALHYQQKGFVVIAIRMPGHGTAPSALTSVEWQDWFAATKLAVRTASSYINNEQPLHIVGYSNGGALGVMYSIDALSDSALRQADQLILISPMIGVTRFAQFAGLAALPAILPAFANSNWVDIIAEYNPFKYNSFPINGAKQSYQLTSALKNNRANTEPALLTKLPPILTFISAVDNTINNQDTIDFYQSLTNHNNELVIFDVNRNSDIASLLNEQSHLAVTALLPSTPRDYKTMIITNNEQLQTIVETTDAGENSVTIKPLAISYPSDIYSLSHIALPYPASDSLYGNTPSELNEFGISLGALSIRGERKALVTSGDNLLRISYNPFYPFLLEQIDQTIDTTIKQKQ; translated from the coding sequence ATGCCAATAGTTAAGCTATTAAAGAAAGTATTAATACGATTACTAATGGTATTTCTTATTATCATATTAACGTTATTCACTTTGCGTATTTATGATAGCCAGCAAGGTAAGTCCTTATCATTGTGGCATACTGCTGAGCTACATGAATTAACCGCACAACAGATCGATAATGCGACTTGGGAAGATTATCTATCGGCAGAGGAAGATCTTTTTAATGAAGTCACACAAAAAATTACAGCACAATTATCGCCATCTGAAGATAATATCTTTAATCGCTATTCAGCCAATAGTCGCGTGAATCCCCATTCGTTTAAAACTAATTGGAATCGCTCTTTTATTTTACAACCAGAAGGCCAGATTCAAGGTGCCGTTGTACTACTACATGGTTTAACTGATTCACCATACAGTTTGCGACATATTGCATTACATTATCAACAGAAAGGTTTTGTTGTGATTGCTATTCGTATGCCAGGTCATGGGACTGCTCCTTCGGCGTTAACGTCAGTTGAATGGCAAGATTGGTTTGCTGCAACTAAACTGGCTGTAAGAACTGCCAGTTCTTATATTAACAACGAACAGCCGCTACATATTGTAGGATATTCTAATGGCGGTGCATTAGGCGTGATGTATAGTATTGACGCATTATCAGATTCAGCATTACGCCAAGCGGACCAACTTATTTTAATTTCGCCAATGATTGGTGTAACCCGTTTTGCTCAGTTTGCTGGATTAGCCGCATTGCCCGCTATCTTGCCCGCATTTGCTAATTCAAATTGGGTTGATATTATTGCTGAGTATAATCCATTCAAATATAACTCTTTTCCAATTAATGGCGCTAAGCAATCTTATCAATTAACGAGTGCGTTAAAAAATAACCGTGCAAATACTGAGCCTGCTCTATTAACAAAATTACCGCCAATATTAACGTTTATCTCAGCCGTTGATAATACCATTAATAATCAAGATACAATCGATTTTTATCAATCTTTAACGAATCATAACAATGAATTAGTCATATTTGATGTTAACCGTAATAGCGATATTGCCTCTTTACTCAATGAACAATCCCATCTAGCGGTTACTGCCTTATTACCTTCTACACCAAGAGATTATAAGACAATGATTATTACGAATAATGAACAATTACAAACAATAGTTGAAACGACTGACGCTGGAGAAAACTCAGTAACGATAAAGCCATTAGCTATTAGCTATCCAAGCGATATCTACTCTTTATCGCATATTGCGTTACCCTATCCAGCAAGCGATTCATTATATGGCAATACACCATCTGAGTTAAATGAGTTTGGTATTAGCTTGGGGGCTTTATCTATTAGAGGGGAGCGCAAAGCGTTAGTGACATCTGGCGATAATTTACTACGTATTTCTTACAATCCATTTTATCCCTTTTTACTTGAACAGATAGATCAAACCATTGATACGACAATCAAGCAAAAGCAGTGA
- a CDS encoding zinc ribbon domain-containing protein: MQSKFCQSCGMPMGETNELYGNNSDGTQSQDYCSYCYSHGQFSYDCSMQEMINLCTPHMLKNNPTMTEEQAKSMMGQFFPTLKRWQ; encoded by the coding sequence ATGCAAAGTAAATTCTGCCAAAGTTGTGGTATGCCAATGGGTGAAACTAATGAATTATATGGTAATAACAGTGACGGTACTCAAAGTCAGGATTACTGTTCATATTGCTATAGTCATGGGCAATTTAGTTATGATTGTTCTATGCAAGAGATGATTAATCTCTGCACACCACATATGTTAAAAAATAATCCTACAATGACTGAGGAACAAGCAAAAAGTATGATGGGGCAATTTTTTCCAACCTTAAAGCGTTGGCAATAA
- a CDS encoding DUF421 domain-containing protein has product MDSIYLNIIIKMAAAFCILLIYINLSGKGSLAPISALDQVGNVVLGAIIGGPLYNPSISVYLLVSAASAWAGLLLLVRYLTFKRNMVKNIVDGNSIQLIKNGQLLSDNFSQAKLSVRDFIMLLHQRGYPTLNDLKNVWFEYNGQMTVVKKGDTDMATVVIESSSIAETNLENIGFNKEWLIEQITQQGYELDDIFLAEWHDNRLWIYPKQKME; this is encoded by the coding sequence ATGGACTCAATATATCTTAATATTATTATCAAAATGGCTGCGGCTTTTTGTATATTACTCATCTATATCAATCTTTCAGGCAAAGGATCCTTAGCACCAATATCGGCATTAGATCAGGTCGGGAATGTGGTATTAGGGGCAATTATTGGTGGACCCCTTTATAATCCGTCAATCAGTGTTTATCTATTAGTCAGTGCTGCAAGTGCTTGGGCTGGTCTATTATTACTTGTCCGTTATTTAACATTTAAACGTAATATGGTTAAAAATATTGTTGATGGCAACTCTATTCAGTTGATAAAAAATGGCCAATTACTATCAGATAATTTTAGTCAGGCAAAACTATCCGTACGTGATTTTATTATGCTGTTGCACCAACGCGGCTACCCAACACTTAATGATCTAAAAAATGTTTGGTTTGAGTATAATGGCCAAATGACGGTTGTTAAAAAAGGTGATACAGATATGGCAACAGTAGTGATTGAAAGTAGCAGTATTGCCGAAACTAACTTAGAAAACATTGGTTTTAATAAAGAGTGGTTAATCGAACAAATTACTCAGCAGGGGTATGAATTAGACGATATTTTTCTGGCAGAATGGCACGATAATAGACTTTGGATCTATCCTAAACAAAAAATGGAATAA
- a CDS encoding methylated-DNA--[protein]-cysteine S-methyltransferase yields the protein MYYSTQYSSPVGLITLASYNDQLVGLWLEGQKYFADTIPNNLKEHHNLAIFNLTKQWLDNYFAGNNPSIDTLPMAPIGGDFRQCVWQILCEIPYGSVITYGEIAKKVAERMQKSSMSSQAVGGAVGHNPISIIIPCHRVVGANGNLTGYAGGINKKIQLLELEGANLTNLYIPKTSTAP from the coding sequence ATGTACTATTCAACACAATATTCATCCCCTGTTGGTTTAATTACGCTTGCTAGTTATAACGATCAATTAGTCGGTTTATGGCTAGAGGGGCAAAAATATTTTGCTGATACCATACCGAATAACTTAAAGGAACACCACAACCTAGCTATTTTTAACCTTACAAAACAGTGGTTAGACAACTATTTTGCGGGTAATAATCCATCGATTGATACCTTACCAATGGCGCCAATTGGCGGTGATTTTCGTCAGTGTGTTTGGCAAATTTTATGTGAAATTCCCTATGGCAGCGTCATCACCTACGGTGAAATTGCCAAAAAAGTAGCAGAAAGAATGCAAAAAAGCAGTATGTCTAGCCAAGCAGTTGGGGGGGCTGTGGGCCATAACCCAATTTCTATCATTATTCCTTGTCATCGTGTTGTCGGGGCAAATGGTAATTTAACAGGGTATGCAGGTGGTATTAATAAAAAAATTCAATTACTCGAACTTGAAGGTGCCAATCTAACCAATCTCTATATTCCTAAAACCAGTACTGCGCCTTAA
- the apgM gene encoding 2,3-bisphosphoglycerate-independent phosphoglycerate mutase: MSHRKAIIAIADGLGDRPIPQFGGLTPLQKAHTPNLDKVAAQGITGMMDLIGPGIPVGTDMGHLILFGGEISEYMGRGPIEAAGIDMAIESGDIIFRCNFATIDDKGIVIDRRAGRINELTDELANAVNKMDLGNNITVYFKPATEHRAVLILRGENLSEHITDSDPKLPQEGLSYQKIEAKVDCDKARRTRDALNIFLEKSHQILKQHPINLERQAKGLLPANFILTRGPGQYKAIASVTERYGIKACCIAGETTVLGVANLLGIEPITHPSFSANAGSNFALKAEMTLKAIKDHDVVFVHIKATDLAGHDNLPENKVVAIEAFDKLVGKILADLPESTYIALAADHSTPCEVKEHTGEPVPIAVYGPSIRVDHVQQYNEIVCSQGGLNRLSGKNYLYTILDYIEFSQKQGS, translated from the coding sequence ATGAGTCATAGAAAAGCAATTATTGCTATAGCTGATGGATTGGGCGACCGCCCAATTCCGCAATTTGGTGGATTAACACCATTGCAAAAAGCACATACACCAAATTTAGATAAAGTTGCAGCACAAGGTATTACTGGAATGATGGATCTTATTGGGCCAGGTATTCCTGTCGGTACAGATATGGGGCACTTAATTCTATTCGGCGGTGAAATTAGCGAATATATGGGACGGGGTCCTATTGAAGCAGCTGGAATAGATATGGCCATTGAAAGCGGTGATATTATTTTTCGTTGTAATTTTGCGACCATCGATGATAAAGGTATTGTAATTGATCGTCGAGCTGGTCGAATTAATGAGTTGACAGATGAGTTAGCTAATGCAGTTAACAAAATGGATCTTGGTAATAACATTACGGTTTATTTTAAACCAGCAACGGAACATCGTGCGGTATTAATCCTACGTGGTGAAAACCTGAGTGAACACATTACCGATTCTGATCCAAAATTACCACAAGAAGGCCTTAGCTACCAAAAAATAGAAGCTAAAGTTGATTGCGATAAAGCCAGACGAACGCGTGATGCCCTCAATATATTCCTTGAAAAAAGTCATCAGATTTTGAAACAGCATCCAATTAATCTTGAGCGACAAGCTAAAGGATTATTACCAGCTAACTTTATCTTAACAAGGGGCCCTGGGCAATATAAAGCGATTGCATCAGTGACCGAGCGTTATGGTATTAAAGCCTGTTGTATCGCGGGTGAAACGACGGTATTGGGTGTTGCAAATTTATTAGGTATAGAACCTATTACTCACCCCTCTTTCTCGGCTAATGCTGGGTCTAATTTTGCCCTAAAAGCAGAGATGACACTAAAGGCAATTAAAGATCATGATGTCGTTTTTGTTCATATTAAAGCGACTGACTTAGCTGGACATGATAATCTACCAGAAAATAAAGTGGTTGCGATTGAAGCCTTTGATAAACTGGTCGGTAAAATACTCGCTGATTTACCTGAATCAACCTATATTGCACTCGCCGCTGACCACTCAACACCTTGTGAAGTCAAAGAGCATACCGGTGAACCTGTACCAATTGCAGTCTATGGTCCTAGCATTCGTGTTGATCATGTTCAACAATATAATGAAATTGTCTGTAGCCAAGGTGGCTTAAATCGGCTATCAGGTAAAAACTATCTTTACACCATATTAGACTATATTGAATTTAGTCAAAAACAAGGTAGTTAA